GTGAATGCTAGGTTGCAGTAATTTGTGTGTACCAATGACAATATCAACAGTACCTTCAGCCAGCTTTTCTGTAATTTGTTGCTGTTCTTTTGCACTACGAAAACGGGAGATCATCTCAATATTAACGGGCCAATTGGCAAAACGATCGCGGAAATTATCAAAATGCTGCTGGGCCAGTAGGGTGGTTGGGACTAAAATCGCAACTTGTTTATTATTGTTAACCGCGAGGAATGCAGCGCGCATTGCCACTTCTGTTTTACCAAAACCAACATCACCACAGACTAATCTGTCCATTGAAATGGCTTGGCACATATCACTTAATACGGCATTGATCGCTGTTTCTTGATCGGGAGTGGTTTCAAAAGGAAAACTTTGCCGAAATGCGTGATACTGCTCTTTATCCATTTTAAAGGCAAAGCCCGTTTTTATTTCTCGCTGGGCATAAACATCTAACAGCTCAGCTGCAACATCACGGACTTTTTCAGCTGCTTTTTGACGAGCTCTTACCCATGCATCGCCCCCCAATTTATGTAAAGGAGCATTTTCATCAGCACCACCGGAATAACGACTGATTAAATGTAATGATGAAACAGGGACATAAAGCTTGTCATTACCTGCGTAGCTTAACATCAAATATTCAGCTTTAACGCCACCCGCTTCTAAGGTTGTCATGCCTTGATAGCGTCCAACACCATGCTGAAGATGAACAACAGGTTGGCCTATGCTTAATTCGGCAAGGTTACGAATTAAAGTATCGGTATTAATTGCTCGGCGATTGTCTTGACGACGGCGATTAATTCGTTCGCCTAACATATCGCTTTCACAGATCATGGCTAATTGACGATGATTATCAATAAAACCGTGTTCAGCTGCACCAATAATAAAATAGGCTCCTTTTTCTTGGGCATCTGATAACTCAATGATCTGTTTAGGTGCAATTTTTATCCGTGATAACAGTTCTTGTACTGTTTCACGTCGGCCTTCGCTCTCAACAGAGAAAATCACACTACCTGAAAATTGTTCTTGGAATCGACGTAGATTGTCTAAAGGGGATTTGCTTTGTGCGTTGATCGATAAATCAGGAAGTGGTTGATAACCTAAATTAGTTTGTCCAGCTTTTTCTGGCAATGTTTCTGTTTTAAGTTGAATTCGTGGCCACTGTTTAAGTTCTTTATTAAATTTATCAACACTGAGCCAAATATCATCAGGAGGAAGCAATGGTCGCATTGGGTCAACACGACGGCTTTCAAAACGCTGGTTGATGTCTTGCCAGAATTTATCTGCAAAATCTTGTAGATCTTGCGTCACTATCAGAGTGTTTTTGGGAAAATAAGCAAATAAATTAGATAACGGTTGTTCAAAAAACAGCGATTGCCAATATTCAATCCCAGTAGGCAATATGTGTTTGCTGACTTGCTGATAAATATGTTCAGGATCACGTCTTACATCAAAGCGCTCACGCCACTGACTACGAAAAAGCTCAATTGCATTGGCATCAGTAGGGAATTCATGTGCGGGCAATAAATTTATTTGCTCCACTTCTATTAACGTTCTTTGGGTATCAACATCAAAAGTACGCAAGCTATCAATTTCATCATCGAAAAAATCAATACGATAAGGAAATTCACTTCCCATAGGAAATAAGTCAAGCAATGCACCGCGTGTTGCATATTCACCGTGTTCTAATACTTGCTCTACATGGCGATATCCCGCTTCATCGAGTGTTTTACGTAAATTATCACGAGAAAGTATCTCTCCTTTTTGCATTACCAACGCATGACTTGCGAGATAATCCGTAGGGCAGACTTTCTGCATTAACGTATTGACGGGTAAGATTAAAATTCCCTTGAGAAGTGATGGAATACGGTATAGCGTAGAAAGGCGGTTTGAGATAATTTCTTGGTGAGGTGAAAAACTGTCATAAGGCAGCGTTTCCCAATCCGATAATGTCTCTACTGGATAATCACAAAACTGACGGATTTCATCTTGTAAACGTAATGCATTTTGCATGTCACGAGTAACAAGAACGACTAATCCAGAATGACGTTTGATGATCTCTGCACATTCTAGAGCACAAGCGGCACCAGTCAGTTGACCTAGCTGGCGAGTATCCCCTTGTTTTATAGGAAGTTGATAACGATATTCTGAGGACATAAGCGTGTAATGTGAACTCTTTGTTGTAGTTAACTCCCAACACATCTTCAGCGTACTCGCTAAAGCTTAAACTGGCGGGCAGGTTAAGATAAAAGAAAAACCACAGTTTGGGAATAGAGTGGTTCCATTCAGTAAGACTACCCTTTATTATCCCTGAACACTTCGCATTAGCAACAGGAACAGCACAGATTTCATGTACAATTCTGTCTCATTTTATATAGGGCTCCGTTATATGCGGGGTCGCGCGGTCGATAAGTTCGGTCGCTTCGTCTCATGGCTATCCGCTTTAGGGATCATGTTAGGTGTAGCAGCGCTTATCACAGTGACTTCTGTCATGAATGGTTTTGAGCGTTCATTGCAAGAAAGCATTCTTGCTTATCTTCCACAAGCCATAGTGACATCACCTAACGGGCAATTACCCCGACAATCAAATATAGCCGAAAATCTACTGACGCGAGAAGGTATCATAAACGTTGTCCCTTTAGTAGAAGGTGATGTTGTTTTGCAGAGTAAAGACAATATCAGCGTTGGTGTCATGTTAGGGATTGAAAAAGCACAAGATGAACCTTTAACAAAACATATTCGTTATGGTGATTTCTCTATGCTTAAATCGGGTGAATATGGCGTGATCTTAGGAAGTGGCTTAGCTAAACAACTAAAAGCAAAAGAAGGGGATAAAATCCGTCTGATTGTGCCAAGTGTTAGCCAACTCACTCCAATGGGAAGATTACCCAGTCAACGATTATTTACTGTTAAAGGCATTTTCCAAAGTGGTGGGGATGCTGATGCCTCTCAAATTCTAGTCAATCAACAAGATGCGGCGCGTTTAATGCGTTATCAGCCTGGTAATATTACAGGGTGGCGTCTTTTCTTTTCTGATCCTCTCAATATTGAAAAATACAGTGCTAAGCCTTTAGCTACAAACTTAAGTTGGAAAGATTGGCGCGAACGTAAAGGTGAATTTTTCCAGGCAGTTAAAATGGAAAAAAATATGATGGGATTATTATTAAGCTTAATTATTGCTGTGGCTGCTTTTAATATTATTACCTCACTTTCTTTATTAGTGATGGAAAAACAAGGAGAAGTAGCTATTTTGCAAACTATGGGCTTAAAACGTTCCCAGATTATGTCCATTTTTATGTTGCAAGGTGCTGGTGCCGGTATGTTAGGTGCAGTTGCTGGTGGTCTTTTGGGGGCATTACTCTCTAGCCAGTTAAATACTATTATGCCAGCGGTAGGGCTTATTCCACAAGGTGTTGAATTACCTGCAACGCTTGAATGGGGAAGAGTATTTATGATTGGCTTTGCAGCCATTGTGATTTCCCTTTTATCTACTTTATACCCGTCTTGGCGGGCCGCGACTATTCAGCCAGCAGAGGCGCTACGTTATGAGTAATTCTTCTATTAATAAACAGCCAATGGCATCAGAAAAAAACATGCAAATTGACAAAAATTGTTTATTGGATTGTCACGCCCTGTGTAAACAATACCAAGACGGTACAATTTCAACCCAAGTGCTGAAATCGGTTTCATTTAAAATGGAAAAAGGTGATTTTTTAGCGATTGTGGGTAGTTCTGGTTCAGGCAAAAGTACCTTATTGCATTTATTAGGTGGCTTAGATTCACCGACATCTGGCGAAGTCTTCTTTGAAGGGCAATCACTCAATACATTATCTTCTTCAGAAAAAGCCGACCTGCGTAATACACAACTGGGTTTTATTTATCAATTCCATCACTTATTACCGGATTTTACTGCACTTGAAAATGTGGCAATGCCATTAATGATTGGTGGGGTTAGTGTTGCAAAGGCGAAAGAGAAAGCAATGTCTTTACTTGAAGCGGTTGGCTTAAAAGAGCGTGCTCATCATCGTCCTTCAGAGCTTTCAGGTGGCGAAAGACAACGTGTTGCGATTGCGAGAGCATTGGTTAACGATCCTGCATTGGTACTTGCGGATGAACCAACAGGTAATCTTGATCAGAAAAACGCCGAAGGTATTTTCGAGTTATTGATTAAATTAAATAAAGAGAAGCAAACTGCTTTTCTGGTGGTGACGCATGATTTATCACTGGCGGCTCGTTTTCAGCGTCAACTTGAAATGAAAGATGGCCAATTACAGCCACAAAATATGATTTCAGGAGTGAAATAATGGCGCAATTGCCACTTGCATTAGTGACCGCATTACGTTTTTCAAGAGGGCGAAAACGTGCGGGAATGGTTTCGTTAATCTCGGTTATTTCAACACTGGGCATTATGCTTGGCGTGGCTGTTTTAATTATTGGCTTAAGTGCCATGAATGGATTTGAGCGCGAATTAAAAAACCGTATTTTATCGGTAGTACCGCATGGACAAATCTATTCAGTAGAACAGCCATTTGTACAATGGCAATCGGCATTACCTCGAATTGAAAAAACATCAGGAGTTGTTGCGGCCGCGCCATATATCTTATTAACGGGATTGTTAGAGAAAGGAACTGAACTAAAAGCAGTGCAAGTTATGGGAGTATCTCCTGAAAAACAAGGAGATATCAGCTTATTACCTCGCTATGTACAAAATAATGCATGGCAAGATTTTCGTGCGGGTAAGCAACAAATTATTGTTGGGCAAGGTGTTGCAGACGCATTAAAAATTAAACAGGGTGATTGGCTAACGGTATTAATTCCGAATAATGATGATCCAACTAAGTTATTACAGCCTAAACGTATTCGCTTACAAGTTAGTGGCATATTTAAATTGAGTGGAATGCTCGATCACCAATTAGCATTAATTCCTCTAGCAGATGCTCA
This portion of the Proteus vulgaris genome encodes:
- the mfd gene encoding transcription-repair coupling factor, whose translation is MSSEYRYQLPIKQGDTRQLGQLTGAACALECAEIIKRHSGLVVLVTRDMQNALRLQDEIRQFCDYPVETLSDWETLPYDSFSPHQEIISNRLSTLYRIPSLLKGILILPVNTLMQKVCPTDYLASHALVMQKGEILSRDNLRKTLDEAGYRHVEQVLEHGEYATRGALLDLFPMGSEFPYRIDFFDDEIDSLRTFDVDTQRTLIEVEQINLLPAHEFPTDANAIELFRSQWRERFDVRRDPEHIYQQVSKHILPTGIEYWQSLFFEQPLSNLFAYFPKNTLIVTQDLQDFADKFWQDINQRFESRRVDPMRPLLPPDDIWLSVDKFNKELKQWPRIQLKTETLPEKAGQTNLGYQPLPDLSINAQSKSPLDNLRRFQEQFSGSVIFSVESEGRRETVQELLSRIKIAPKQIIELSDAQEKGAYFIIGAAEHGFIDNHRQLAMICESDMLGERINRRRQDNRRAINTDTLIRNLAELSIGQPVVHLQHGVGRYQGMTTLEAGGVKAEYLMLSYAGNDKLYVPVSSLHLISRYSGGADENAPLHKLGGDAWVRARQKAAEKVRDVAAELLDVYAQREIKTGFAFKMDKEQYHAFRQSFPFETTPDQETAINAVLSDMCQAISMDRLVCGDVGFGKTEVAMRAAFLAVNNNKQVAILVPTTLLAQQHFDNFRDRFANWPVNIEMISRFRSAKEQQQITEKLAEGTVDIVIGTHKLLQPSIHWKDLGLLIVDEEHRFGVRHKERIKAMRANVDILTLTATPIPRTLNMAMSGMRDLSIIATPPARRLSVKTFVREYDDLVVREAILRETLRGGQVYYLYNDVENIEKARERLATLVPEARIGIGHGQMRERELERVMNDFHHQRFNVLLCTTIIETGIDIPSANTIIIERADHFGLAQLHQLRGRVGRSHHQAYAYLLTPHPKAMTKDAHKRLEAIASLEDLGAGFALATHDLEIRGAGELLGEEQSGQMNTVGFSLYMELLESAVEALKDGREPSLEDLTNQQTEIELRMPVLLPDDYIPDVNVRLSFYKRIASAIDLNELNDLRAELIDRFGKLPDAGRYLLRNAAIRLNAMNLGITRIEAHDKGGFIEFGEKNKVDPGYLISLLQEQPAVFRLDGPSKLKFIIDLAEREKRLTFIDDMLSAFDDHKMK
- the lolC gene encoding lipoprotein-releasing ABC transporter permease subunit LolC: MYNSVSFYIGLRYMRGRAVDKFGRFVSWLSALGIMLGVAALITVTSVMNGFERSLQESILAYLPQAIVTSPNGQLPRQSNIAENLLTREGIINVVPLVEGDVVLQSKDNISVGVMLGIEKAQDEPLTKHIRYGDFSMLKSGEYGVILGSGLAKQLKAKEGDKIRLIVPSVSQLTPMGRLPSQRLFTVKGIFQSGGDADASQILVNQQDAARLMRYQPGNITGWRLFFSDPLNIEKYSAKPLATNLSWKDWRERKGEFFQAVKMEKNMMGLLLSLIIAVAAFNIITSLSLLVMEKQGEVAILQTMGLKRSQIMSIFMLQGAGAGMLGAVAGGLLGALLSSQLNTIMPAVGLIPQGVELPATLEWGRVFMIGFAAIVISLLSTLYPSWRAATIQPAEALRYE
- the lolD gene encoding lipoprotein-releasing ABC transporter ATP-binding protein LolD, which produces MQIDKNCLLDCHALCKQYQDGTISTQVLKSVSFKMEKGDFLAIVGSSGSGKSTLLHLLGGLDSPTSGEVFFEGQSLNTLSSSEKADLRNTQLGFIYQFHHLLPDFTALENVAMPLMIGGVSVAKAKEKAMSLLEAVGLKERAHHRPSELSGGERQRVAIARALVNDPALVLADEPTGNLDQKNAEGIFELLIKLNKEKQTAFLVVTHDLSLAARFQRQLEMKDGQLQPQNMISGVK
- the lolE gene encoding lipoprotein-releasing ABC transporter permease subunit LolE, yielding MAQLPLALVTALRFSRGRKRAGMVSLISVISTLGIMLGVAVLIIGLSAMNGFERELKNRILSVVPHGQIYSVEQPFVQWQSALPRIEKTSGVVAAAPYILLTGLLEKGTELKAVQVMGVSPEKQGDISLLPRYVQNNAWQDFRAGKQQIIVGQGVADALKIKQGDWLTVLIPNNDDPTKLLQPKRIRLQVSGIFKLSGMLDHQLALIPLADAQQYMDYGQGITGIEVKTVDPFLANEIIHNAGLNSEEYVYAKSWISDYGYMYSDIQMIRSIMYLSMILVIGVACFNIVSTLIMAVRDKSSDIAILRTLGARDSHIRNIFLWYGLLSGMIGCIAGVIFGVLVAYNLTPLVSVVESLTGHSVLSGDVYFVDFLPSEVHLIDVFSVFITTVILSLIASWYPARRATKLDPARILSGQ